From a single Gemmatimonadota bacterium genomic region:
- a CDS encoding aminotransferase class V-fold PLP-dependent enzyme, with amino-acid sequence MEHRTGGGSLTRRQLLAGAGSLAATAWVPGLVRPVHGTAAGAPATQQAFPRKADFVIPEGVTYINGAYMHPMPTVARDAVGEYLERRAGFTTQTSASPDISGDVKAEFAALINAAPHEIAFVPNTSTGEVLVVHGLGIPGSGGNVVTDALHFEGAIVHLQALERSAGLDLRIVMPYEGAIRLEDLERAIDRDTRLVELSLVTMYNGFQHDLEAVCELAHAHGAYVYADIIQAAGAVPIDVRASGVDFAACSGFKWLMGDLGLGFLYVREDLIGRVLERTQTGYHSVSRYGTHFLPFDPPGSAPFTWDFGTSASAHFEVGSVAGAARAALGASIPYLRHLDPARIEAHRQPLLGRLREEMPRLGFECVTPEGTTSPIITFAMADGTGVEERLKRAGVDVRVAEHYIRFSPSVYNDMADIERALEALS; translated from the coding sequence ATGGAGCACAGGACGGGTGGGGGGTCGCTCACGCGACGGCAGCTTCTGGCGGGCGCGGGTAGCCTGGCTGCTACGGCCTGGGTGCCGGGGCTGGTGCGCCCCGTCCACGGCACGGCCGCCGGAGCACCCGCAACGCAGCAGGCGTTTCCGCGCAAGGCGGACTTCGTCATCCCGGAGGGCGTGACGTACATCAACGGCGCCTACATGCATCCGATGCCGACCGTGGCGCGTGACGCGGTGGGGGAGTATCTGGAGCGCAGGGCCGGCTTCACCACCCAGACCAGCGCCAGCCCCGACATCAGCGGCGACGTGAAGGCGGAATTCGCCGCGTTGATCAACGCGGCTCCGCACGAGATCGCCTTCGTCCCCAACACGTCGACGGGCGAGGTGTTGGTGGTGCACGGCCTCGGCATTCCCGGTTCGGGCGGAAACGTGGTCACGGACGCACTCCATTTCGAGGGCGCCATCGTGCATCTGCAGGCGTTGGAGCGGAGCGCCGGCCTGGATCTCCGGATCGTCATGCCGTACGAGGGAGCCATTCGGCTGGAGGACCTGGAGCGAGCCATCGATCGCGACACACGGTTGGTCGAGCTTTCGCTGGTCACCATGTACAACGGCTTTCAGCACGACCTCGAGGCCGTCTGCGAGCTGGCCCACGCGCACGGCGCCTACGTGTATGCGGACATCATCCAGGCAGCGGGAGCCGTGCCGATCGACGTGCGCGCCAGCGGCGTGGACTTCGCGGCCTGTTCTGGGTTCAAGTGGTTGATGGGCGACCTGGGGCTGGGGTTTCTCTACGTGCGTGAGGACCTGATCGGTCGGGTGCTCGAACGGACGCAGACGGGCTACCATTCCGTGAGCCGCTACGGCACGCACTTCCTGCCGTTCGACCCACCCGGGTCCGCTCCCTTCACCTGGGACTTCGGGACGTCGGCCAGCGCGCACTTCGAGGTGGGTAGCGTGGCCGGGGCGGCGCGGGCAGCACTTGGTGCGTCGATCCCCTACCTCCGCCACCTCGACCCGGCCCGCATCGAGGCCCACCGCCAGCCGCTCCTCGGGCGGCTTCGCGAGGAGATGCCCCGCCTCGGCTTCGAGTGCGTCACGCCCGAGGGCACGACCTCACCCATCATCACGTTCGCGATGGCGGATGGGACCGGCGTGGAGGAGCGCCTGAAGCGGGCGGGTGTCGATGTGCGCGTGGCCGAGCACTACATCCGCTTTTCCCCGTCCGTCTACAACGACATGGCGGACATCGAGCGGGCCCTGGAGGCGCTTTCCTGA
- a CDS encoding serine hydrolase domain-containing protein translates to MTRWLTVWVVGVGLGSPLTACSPVDSLADGAPLPLSETSPRLQAAIDTWAATAGHRGVSAAVILASGEEWVGAAGTEAAGAELGPEHLIWIASITKTMTGAVILQLAEEGVLDLEDPVSRWLPTLPNVDPDITLRQLLNHTNGLANYTASAALGAAIDADPLHRFTPLELLAYVGPPSFVRGQRTQYTNTSFLLLGMVAEAATGEAITDLYAERLWAPLGLTEVFLPGAQAAPAPVAVAWAGQSAENAVAPLDWMSLVTIGQSAFGLFSNARTVARWGRALFTGSVLQPTTRARMLELVPAAGNIPGESGAGLGIRAYGYLGRTQYGHSGGVSLGSSLLLFDPESGITVAVLMNQGSGAAHFSLAPRLLEIAAGR, encoded by the coding sequence GTGACGCGATGGTTGACGGTCTGGGTGGTTGGGGTTGGACTGGGCAGTCCTCTGACGGCCTGCTCCCCGGTGGATTCCCTCGCGGACGGGGCGCCGCTGCCCTTGTCTGAAACGTCTCCTCGGCTGCAAGCCGCCATCGACACCTGGGCAGCCACCGCCGGCCACCGAGGGGTCAGCGCGGCGGTGATCCTGGCCAGTGGCGAGGAATGGGTGGGGGCCGCCGGCACCGAGGCCGCCGGCGCCGAGCTTGGACCCGAGCATCTGATCTGGATCGCCAGCATCACCAAGACGATGACGGGCGCGGTCATCCTACAGCTGGCAGAGGAGGGCGTGCTCGACCTCGAGGACCCGGTTTCTCGCTGGCTGCCGACCCTCCCCAACGTCGACCCGGACATCACCCTGCGGCAGCTGCTCAACCACACCAATGGCCTCGCCAACTACACCGCCAGCGCAGCCCTGGGCGCTGCCATCGACGCCGATCCGCTTCACAGGTTCACTCCACTGGAGCTCCTCGCCTACGTCGGGCCACCCAGCTTCGTTCGCGGGCAGCGCACGCAGTACACCAACACGTCGTTCCTCCTGCTGGGAATGGTCGCGGAAGCAGCCACCGGCGAAGCGATCACCGATCTCTACGCGGAGCGTCTCTGGGCGCCCCTGGGCCTGACGGAGGTCTTCCTGCCTGGCGCCCAGGCGGCTCCGGCCCCGGTGGCCGTGGCGTGGGCCGGGCAGAGCGCGGAGAACGCGGTCGCGCCCCTGGACTGGATGTCACTGGTGACGATCGGGCAGAGCGCCTTCGGTCTGTTCTCCAACGCGCGCACCGTGGCTCGCTGGGGCAGGGCACTCTTCACGGGATCCGTGCTGCAGCCGACCACGCGGGCCCGCATGCTCGAGCTGGTTCCGGCCGCAGGCAACATTCCCGGAGAGTCCGGTGCGGGCTTGGGAATCCGGGCCTACGGATACCTGGGCCGCACGCAGTACGGGCACAGTGGCGGCGTCTCGCTCGGGAGCAGTCTGCTGCTCTTCGACCCGGAGAGCGGGATCACGGTAGCCGTGCTCATGAATCAGGGTTCGGGGGCCGCCCACTTCAGTCTGGCCCCGCGGCTCCTGGAGATCGCGGCCGGACGCTGA